GTTGGGCGTCACGAAGGCCGGCAGCGTTGGTCCAAGCCGGATGTTCTTGATGCCCAGACTCAGCAGGCTCAGCAGGATCACGCAGGCCTTCTGCTCGTACCAGCTCAGCACCAGGCTCAGCGGCAGGTCGTTGACGCCGACGCCGAAGGCCTTGGCCAGCGCCTGGGCGATCACCACCGCCGAGTAGGAGTCGTTGCACTGCCCCACGTCCAGCAGGCGCGGGATTCCACCGATGTCGCCGAAGGGCAGCTTGTTGAAGCGGAACTTGCCGCACGCCAGCGTCAGGATCACGCAATCTTCCGGCACGGCCTGGGCGAACTCGGTGTAGTAGTTGCGGCCGGGTTTAGCGCCGTCGCATCCGCCGACGAGGAAGAAGTGGCGGATCTTGCCGGCCTTGACCGCGTCGATCACCGCCCCGGCTACCGACAGCACCGCGTTACGCGCGAAGCCGACCATGATGGTCTTTTCCGGCTCGTCCGCCGCGAATCCCGGCTGCGCCAGTGCGGCCTGGATCACCGGAGTGAAGTCCTTCGATCCGTCGGCCTTGGCGGCGATGTGCGTCACGCCCGGCCAGGCGACCACGCCGCTGGTGAAGATGCGGGCCTTGTACGTGTCGCGCGGTTTCTGGATGCAGTTGGTGGTCATCAGGATCGAGCCGGGGAAGGCGTCGAACTCTTTGGCCTGATCCTGCCACGCTCCGCCGTAGTTGCCCACCAGGTGCTTGAACTTCTTCAGGGCCGGGTACGCCAGGCACGGCAGCATCTCGCCGTGCGTGTAAACGTTGATGCCCTTGCCCTGCGTCTGGACGAGCAGGTCGTGCAGGTCCTTGAGGTCGTGCCCGCTGACGACGATGCACTTGCCGGCGACCGGCGTGATGCGGACCTTCGTCGGCTCGGGGTGCCCGTAGGCGCCGGTGTTGGCCGCGTCGAGCAGTTCCATCACGCGGATGTTCACCTCGCCGCACTTGAGCGCCTCGGCCGTCAGATCCGCCGCCGACGCCTCGCCCCGCGCCAGCAGCGCCAAGGCGTGGTGGAAGTACGCATAGACGGCAGGGTCTTCCTGGCCGAGAATCTGGGCGTGGTCGGCGTAGGCGGCCATGCCCTTGAGCCCGTACGTCAGCAGTTCCTGCAGGCTGGTGATGTCGTCGCCCTGAGCCTTCCGGCGCCGAAGGATAATCGGCTCGCCGTTTTCAGGCTGCCAGACTTTCATCTCCTGGGGCGTCTGGCCGGCGGCCTTGGCGGCCTTTTCATACATCGCCTTGGCCTTGGCGGTGACGGTCTGCGCCTGCGAGACGAACTCCTGCACGCGCTGCGGGTCGAAGTTCACGTTGGTCAGCGTGGTGAACAGCGCCTGCACCACGAAGACGTCGATCGCGCGGTCCCGCGCACCGAGCTTGGCGGCCCCATCAGCGTACAGGGCGATGCCCTTGGCCGCTTCCATCAGCTCGTCCTGGAGGGCGGCCACCTCGGCGTCTTTGCCGCAAACGCCCAGGCGCGTGCATCCTTTTCCGTTGGCTGCCTGCTCGCACTGGAAACAGAACATCTGTTCAACTGCCGTCATCACTGACTCCTTCGCGTTGGGTTTTCAGGTGGCACAGGCTTTCTAGCCTGTGTATGCACAGCCTGGAAAGGCTGTGCCACCTCAGCTCAAAATATATCTCACCAGCCAGTCCAGCCGCCCGCGTTTGACAAAGTGTATGCCCGAGAATCGCATGACTTCACCAATTTGTTCGCGGTACGGGGCCTGGTAACAATGCACCTTACAAGCTTTGCACTTAGGCTTGGGATCAAACGGGCAGCGGGCCAGACGCTCTCTGGCGTACGCCAGCAAGTCCGAACATTCGCTGCAGAGCCCTTCGCCGGGGCGGTGGTTCTTCCGGCAGTACAGTTCGATGAACCGCCGGACAATCCGTTCCTGCTTTTGATAAGTCGCTTCATTCATGGCCTCAGCTCTTGAGCGTCGCGGTTCCGTCGACGGCGATCTGGACCTCGTGCAGGACGATGTCGCTGCGCCCGGAGGCCTCCAGCGCCTGCTCCACCGCGTGCTGCAGACCGAAGCAGCACGGCACCTCCATGTGGGCCACCGTCACCGAACGGATCGGGTTGTTGGCGAAGATCACCGTCAGCTTCTCGATGTAGGTCTCGACGTCGTCCAGCTTCGGACAGCCGATCGCCACGCTCTTACCCGCCAGCAGCTTGCTGTGGAAGTCGGGCATGGCGAAGGGTACGCAGTCCGCCGCGATCAGCACGTCGGCATCTTGCCAGATCGGTCCCTGCGCAGGCACCAGCGACAACTGCACCGGCCAGTGACCCAACTGCGATTGCACCGCGCCAGCCGCCGCGGCCGTAGCGGCGGGCGGGGCCTTGCGGAGGGTCCGCATGCGCGTCCCCGGGCATCCGCCGCCGTGGAGCGCCTGGGCAAAGCTGCGAGGGGCGTTATGAGCCGCCAGGCGATGCTTGTGCTGAGCGACGGCGTCTTCGTCAAACTGATCCGCCGGCCGCTCCTCGACGGTGATGGCATCCTTGGGGCACTTGCCCAGGCAGTTGCCCAGCCCGTCACAGAGATTGTCAGCCGCCAGCCGCGCCTTGCCGTCAACAATCACGATCGCGCCCTCGGCACAGCTCGGCACGCACAGCCCGCAGCCGTCGCACTTGTCCTCGTCGATCCTGACAATCTTTCGCGTCGTAGCATTCATCATTAATCCTTCCATACCGGCAACGCCCTTTCACTAGCGACATTATCGGGTGGATGCCAAATGAGAACCTTGACGTGAGTCAAGAACGCAAAGATTTCTGAAAAATGTTTTCACGCCGGACATATGGAGTGCGGCAGCCTTAGCTGCCGCTTTGGCAGTTTCTCGCAATTGAACAACTTCAAAAGCGGCAGCTAAGGCT
This Planctomycetaceae bacterium DNA region includes the following protein-coding sequences:
- the hcp gene encoding hydroxylamine reductase, encoding MFCFQCEQAANGKGCTRLGVCGKDAEVAALQDELMEAAKGIALYADGAAKLGARDRAIDVFVVQALFTTLTNVNFDPQRVQEFVSQAQTVTAKAKAMYEKAAKAAGQTPQEMKVWQPENGEPIILRRRKAQGDDITSLQELLTYGLKGMAAYADHAQILGQEDPAVYAYFHHALALLARGEASAADLTAEALKCGEVNIRVMELLDAANTGAYGHPEPTKVRITPVAGKCIVVSGHDLKDLHDLLVQTQGKGINVYTHGEMLPCLAYPALKKFKHLVGNYGGAWQDQAKEFDAFPGSILMTTNCIQKPRDTYKARIFTSGVVAWPGVTHIAAKADGSKDFTPVIQAALAQPGFAADEPEKTIMVGFARNAVLSVAGAVIDAVKAGKIRHFFLVGGCDGAKPGRNYYTEFAQAVPEDCVILTLACGKFRFNKLPFGDIGGIPRLLDVGQCNDSYSAVVIAQALAKAFGVGVNDLPLSLVLSWYEQKACVILLSLLSLGIKNIRLGPTLPAFVTPNVLKVLVDNFNIMPTTTAQNDLAAILK
- a CDS encoding nitrous oxide-stimulated promoter family protein; the encoded protein is MNEATYQKQERIVRRFIELYCRKNHRPGEGLCSECSDLLAYARERLARCPFDPKPKCKACKVHCYQAPYREQIGEVMRFSGIHFVKRGRLDWLVRYILS
- a CDS encoding 4Fe-4S binding protein, whose product is MMNATTRKIVRIDEDKCDGCGLCVPSCAEGAIVIVDGKARLAADNLCDGLGNCLGKCPKDAITVEERPADQFDEDAVAQHKHRLAAHNAPRSFAQALHGGGCPGTRMRTLRKAPPAATAAAAGAVQSQLGHWPVQLSLVPAQGPIWQDADVLIAADCVPFAMPDFHSKLLAGKSVAIGCPKLDDVETYIEKLTVIFANNPIRSVTVAHMEVPCCFGLQHAVEQALEASGRSDIVLHEVQIAVDGTATLKS